From the Drechmeria coniospora strain ARSEF 6962 chromosome 02, whole genome shotgun sequence genome, the window AtttggccgaggcgaggcgccACTCCTCTGCGCCCTCCTGACGCACCCGCCCTTCCCGTTCCAGTTTGTTCAGTATCTGCAGCACGCCTCCGCAGGCGGCTGGGTGCAGCTCTTTGGGCACGTCCCGGTACAGCACCTGGACCACGTCCATGGCCGTCACCGCCCTTTCTCCCGCGGCCACGGCCTCAAGCACTtgcctctccctctccctcctgTGTGCTATATACTCGGAGATGCGGCAgggtccgtcgtcgacgacgggtcCGTGTCCGGGATAGGCCCGGCCTGAGAACTGGCTTCGCATCTTGCCGAGGCTGGCGAGGTAGGCGACCATGTCCTCGAAGACGGCGGTGCCTTGGCCTAGGACGTTGTCGGCCGTGAACATGGCGTCCTCCTCTTCCATGACGAAGACCATATGGTCCGCCGTGTGGCCGGGTGTGTGCAAGGCCCTGAGGGTGGCCCCTTCGGTACGGAAAGTCTGGCCATCCTCGATCGCCAGCTGTCCAGGCTTCGGATCCATCTTGTACACGGCCGCGCCGGGCATGATGCTGCGTAGCTGATCAATCCCTCCGCTGTGATCACCGTGCCAGTGGGAGATGAGCGCCGTCTCGATCGTCGcttgctcctcctcgagcgtcgCCTGAAGCGACTCCAGCCAGGCCGGACGCCCTTCTCCCGTGTCGATGAGGATGCGTCGGCTGCCGGTACCGACGAGGTACGTGTTGGTTCCTTGCAGCGTGAACTTGCCTGGGTTGCCCCCAAGAATACGGATGCAGGCCGGGCTGAGTCGCTCCACAGGCGGGAGAACGGTCGCCATGATCCTGGTGCTAGCTGCCCTCAGCCCGCGGTGGTGAAATAGATGTGTTAATATGGAAATTTGTCGTCTTCCAGAGCGCCACAGGAGGCATGACATTTTCAACAAAGTCGCCAAATCATGTTGATGGACCTAGTAAGCAGAACCCCCTCTTGATCTGTTTGtcgacatgtactgtatttgccTCATGTGCACGggggagtactgtaattagtaGTGCCCGACTTGCTACCACTACTAGtccgtaccagtacaagCACGCGTACGGTGCATGTCATACTTAAAAGCGTAGTGGTACAGTCAATGAATGCTTCCGAGGGGCGATAATTACTAAGCTGCCACGGCAcattaagtacttgtactgtactccgtactgtagttctactccgtaagtactccgtagtcaTAAAACCTACAACGCGCAAAGCCCATCATTTGAGAATGTTATATATTTCACGTTGCAGTTAGAGTGTACAGGTATGCAACATATTTAGTATGTACCTAGGAAAAATTATCAAGCACGTTATTAATTCGGCAACTATTGTAAATATCTATCTCTAGTAGTACAGAGAACTTTATGTCATAGCTATCTATGCTTTCAACTTTTTCTTTATCCTAGCACCATGGAGAGGATTTGTATGTTGCTGCCTGGATAATCAGCTGGCATGTTGACGCTCCCGACGAAAAGGAAGGCCTGTCTGCTTGTACAAGCATGCATTGCATACGGAGTTCATGTCATTGCTCCGCGCTGCTGCCTGTAGTTTCGAGATAACCCCGACGTATTGTGCGCAAACGCACCACTGAGGTGAGCAACATAaattgcaagtaatacgggATGGAATGACGAACCTTCTGCCTACTTAATCAGCTGACCATGCCTGCAAGACATTTTTATGCTATGGCTATACTTGCTCCTCACTGACATACAGTGGGCACCCATCACCAAGATTGTAACATGTTAACAAGCCTCGAGCATCTGACCCAGCGACGCACTTTATATGCTTGGCTACCGTTAACCATGTGAAGCTACGAGTGCTTCGTTACAAGTAAGCTCATGAATTATACCTTTTATCTTACTGTCAGCGCCTCACTAgtgagtgcatgtacagtattactccgtacgtgtgcacctatagtacttgtgcgtggAATCAGATCGAACCGCCGGCTGTGGGAACGAGCGTACCAAATTTCGACCCGCCTTTGGAACTCTGGCGTACCTTCGGAGCACATGTTCATGTAATACTcggtaattactccgtacaagatCACCCACCTACTGTAATATTAGTTGTACtctattacagtacatgtactgtactgcagcCTGCAGGTACAagaaagtacggagtacgaacaTTTTGTACCCCGTAATTCCTGAACGAGTTTTGATGCTTATGTTAGCAAGGTACAAGTGTCTGTTACTGCCGTTGACCACCAGACCAAGGCTACTGGAAGATCGAAGGTCCCTTGCCTTTAATCTGTGGCTCCATCAAAAATTGCCCACCCTAGGacccccctcctcggccgtgatTACCACCACACGTCAAAGCCTCCCGCCGACAGCAATTGACACCCCCAAgtccggcgccggctcgtACATACTCGGGAGGCATCGAGCTCATCACTCACCATGCCGACCATTTCCGTCGACAAGTACAAGCTCTTCGATGCCCTTGGCCAAAAGTGCGTGCCCCACCCCGAGACAAACCTTCGCGATGGAATAGACAAGACCCATCTGTTGCTTCTGCTAACGGCCTCAGGTTCACCAAGGCCGAATTTGAAGATCTCTGCTTCGACTACGGGATCGAACTCGATGAGGAcaccgaggaggaagagaggCCGGTAGTTGACGGCGTTCAGGAGCCTCCACAGCTCAAGATTGAGATCCCTGCGAACCGCTATGACATGCTCTGCTTCGAGGGCATTGCCCTCAACCTCAACATTTTCCGCGGTCGTGTAGTGCCGCCAAATTTCAGGGTGGTCGAGCCCCAGGACGAGCAGCAACAAACCATCACCGTTCTGCCAGCGACGACCGAAGTCAGACCCTTTGTCGCTGGCGCCGTGTTGCGCAACATCAAGTTCACGCCGGATCGATACGATTCCTTCATCGCTTTGCAGGACAAGCTGCACCAAAACCTTGCCCGAAACCGAACGTTAGTATCGATGGGCACTCATGACCTTGACACCATCAAGGGGCCGTTTACATACGAGGCCCTACGCCCGAAAGACATCAAATTCAAGCCTCTGAACCAGACAAAGGAGATGGATGGAGAGGAACTCATGACCTTTTATGACAAGGACAAGCATCTGGGCCGTTTCCTTCATATCATTCGAGACGCACCCGTATATCCCGTCATATATGATGCCAACCGAGTGGTGTGTTCGCTACCGCCCATCATCAATGGCGAGCACTCCAAAATTACGCTCAACACTACCAATGTCTTCATCGAGATCACCGCTACCGATCTGACAAAGCTTCAGATTGTTACCGATATTTTGGTCACTATGTTCTCTGCCTACTGCGCAGAACCGTTCACCGTCGAGCCTGTTAAGATCGTGTCCGAGCACAATAACCTGACCCGAGTTACTCCTGCTCTCAAACCCAGAGTCGTGCACGTCGAGGTAAACTATCTCAACAGCTGTACGGGTCTAAAGGAAACACCAGAGTCGCTCTGCAAGCTTCTGACAAAGATGGCCTACGTCTCCCAACCATCCGATCGGGACTCGAACCTCTTGGAAGTCACCATCCCGCTCACCCGTGCCGATATCCTTCACCAGTGTGACATTATGGAAGATCTTGCCGTCTGCTACGGGTTCAACAAGCTGCCTCGGACCGCTCCCACGCGGGGTGCTACTGTTGGTGCGCCACTTATGATCAACAAGCTCAGCGACATTGTTCGTGTCGAggccgccatggcgggcTGGAGTGAAGTCATGCCTCTCATCCTGTGCAGCCATGATGAGAACTTTGCGTGGCTAAACCGCGAGGACGATGGTAAGACTGCTATCCGTCTCGCCAATCCGAAAACACTCGAGTACCAAGTTGTGCGGACTTCGCTTTTGCCTGGACTTCTCAAGACCATCCGAGAGAATAAGGGTCACAGCATGCCCATCAAGATCTTTGAAGTTGCCGATGTGGCTTTTAAGGACGAATCTGAAGAGCGCAAGGCCCGCAACGAGCGTCACTTTGCTGCCGCCTGGGGTGGCAAGTCGAGTGGATTCGAGGTCGTCCACGGTCTTCTTGACCGTATCCTGCTCATGCTTCGGACTGCATTCGTGACGCACGAGGAAGGGTTGACCATGAACAAGGATATCGACATCGAGGCAAAGAAGAACTCCGCCAAGCCGGATGGCTACTGGATCGAGGAGCTGGATGAAGCTACCTTTTTTGCCGGtcacgctgccgccgtcttccTTCGCTTGGGAGGCAAGGAGCGTCGTATCGGCGAGTTTGGAATTTTACACCCCGCCGTGCTGGAGAAGTTTGACCTCCGGTTTGTTTTCCCGCCGCTTTTCAAATTGGGCATGGCTGCATGATCTTGATTGCGATGTGCTAATTCTACCTGCAGATATCCCGTCAGTACTCTGGAGATCAACCTGGATGTCTTTTTATGAGAGAGCTGGGATACATTGATAGATAGGTGGCGGGCTAGGCTCATTGGTAAGCCAAGTGGTTGGCTGGTATGTCATGTAGACTAGAATTGGCAGAGACATCACGACAAGGCCACAGGTATTCAATCACCTTGAGGGGGATAGTTGTTCAATAAGCATCCGCTTGTAGCCACCTCCAGCTCATGATGGGTGGTAATCTATCCTCCTTTCCAGGGTTGTCATGTCGAAACCACACACAGATTCTATTAATCTATACATGTTCAGATCGCCGAACGACAGGATACTAGTATCAAATTGCCGGCAAGAATGATAACGCCTGTGCTTCCATGGGCCAACTGAAGACAGGCACTACTCCTTCAGTGCCTCCCGAAGATATGGCGAGGTCGAAAAGGGTCTATTCCTTGTGTCAGGAGATCCCGCAGATTGCAGGTGGAACTTGTCGACGAGGGGTTATAGATAGATCCTTGCGTGGCATGCCTCCTCTGATCATCTTCAGTTGCATTGCTGAGGAAAACTGCATTGCCAGATATCAGCCCACGAAGCTGCGAAGCAGCCGTGCCCTCGTCAACTCTTCTCCGCGATGCACTGGCTCTCTTGTTCACCATTCTTCATAACTGACACCTTCTGGCGCGCCTACGCACGCACACGGCGGTTATCCACTTCGAAAAACGACTATCTCTCAAAACCCTAGCTCAACGAAGCTTGTTGATGCATACCCAGAATCTATATGGAGCTGCAGCTCGCGTGGGCAGCGTGGGCCTCAGCAAGTCGCAACACACGATCATGGGTGCTTACATCAACTCCAGTAGCTTGTGATCGCTAGGGGGCGAAGTAGTTGGCGAGGGCTCGCCACTCCGATCCATATTCGGCAAATCAACCTTGTCAGATGCAAAGCCAGCGGGCTCATCTTGTTTGGTAGAAATGCCCGTAGGATCTCTTTCAGATACACTGTGCTGTATCGATGCGAGCATTTCGAGTTCTGTCTTgacagcggcgacgaccggCACACCAGAAGTCAGGTCTGGAGGCTTGGGACTAGTGGCACCTGATCGAGAAAGGTGAGATGGACTGGCGTGAGTAAGACCGGAAACTGCGGCCAATCGATCATTTTCAgccatggtcgtcgtcgttgcacTTGGCACTCCGTTcatctcctcgtcggtcCGCCCAAAGAACTGATACCACCATCTGATGTCATCGAGATTGGGTAGTAGTATACGCTCACGACCCCGCTCACGATCGTTGATGAGTGGTTCGTAATTGGGATTCACAAAGTCTGCCTTCCTGCAGAGAAAGTAGTCCCAGACGGATGACGTCCGCTCAGCCACCCTAGCATCTTTCCTTTGTTTTTCTGAGTTGTACAGGAATGTACCGTACTGGCAAGAGTATAGATGGTACAATAAACGGCGAAGAAACCTCTCACTGAACTCGAACCGGTTGGGATTCTGCCGTACTAGCTGGGACACACAGTCCAAGAATTGATGGAATACCGGGCTGACCATTCTTGGCGTTGTTGCCTCCTCATCAACCACTCTTCCAGACGCAGTCTCGCTAACGGCTGCCAGATCCGTGTCGTCCTTGTTCTGGTTGAAGAAACGCTTGGCGCCGCTGAGCACATTCTGAAATGCATCGTTTCGCCCATCATTTTCGCCAGGTTGGATCTTGGAGCCAGCAAAAGCATCCTTATGCACCGCAAACCAGTCTTCGTGATTTAGATGCCCGGACCGTAGTCGGAACATGTGACCAAAGGACAACCAGTCCTTTTCCACAAGAACAATGAAGCCTTCCAGGGTTCGATAGTAGGGGTCGAGCATCATCTGAGCCAAGGCGCTCAACTGGCTGGTCCGATCCCATCCGTCCGAACAATGGATGAGGACGTGAGAGTGCCTGATACCAATTCTCCGAGCGATCTTTGCCGAGCCCTTAAGAACGCTATGGATGTGCTTCAACCAGTGGCTCTGTTGCAGCAATTCTCGATTAGGCGGGAGGGGGGTTATGTCGGCGTCTTTCAATGCCTCAATGACCTTGTTTAGAGAGTTGCGCATGACATGGATGTTTTCGATGCTGAGAAAGGATTTCGCTGCGAAAGGATATTTGTCCATGCTTTCTGATCCCATACCCTGTACCTGGTTTACAATGGCGTTGATGGTAGGACGGGCATCGACAATCATGTTGGCCTGTTGCCGCCCATATACATTCTGCTCCCAAGATCCATCCTTGTGGGCTGTAACGGGCTTCGATTCCGGCTCGGCTTCTTGCAAAACTGTTCCAGCGCCCTCAGGCTTGGATATGGAACTGTCGGTTGATTTATCAGGCTGACTTGATGGAGGAGTAGAATCCTCGGAGGACCCCGGGACCCAAGCTGAGAAGGAGGCAGCAACAAGCTTTTCATCTTGGACATTGCTCTTTCTCAAGACCCCCGCCAGCGGTTGGGAGCTTCTTGTTATGGTGCAGTTGTTGACCGGGTGAATGTAGGATAAGACCGGAATTCGGTTACGAGACCGAAACTCTCTAGCGTATTTCAGGACATTATCCGAGATTATCGAGGGCACAACCAGGACGGCGGGATATGTGTCGCAAAACGTATAGTCTTGGTTGACGTGAGTGATTCTCCAGCCCTTGTCTGGCAACTTCTCGCTGATACCTTGCCTCCGAAATTCGGCCTTTGGGTCATAGATTTCCCAGCCATTCACCGCCCTCTCGCTCTCCAACGGCTTGTGGTTGAAGGCGAAGAGCCGCTCAACTGACCCAAGTCTGGACGCCCGCACCTTGATAAAATCGAATGCGCTTTGCGCCACCTCGTTATCGGTGAAGTTGAGGGTCACAAAAGTGAAGTCTCGGCAACGGATGCGTATAGATGGCGCTTGCCCTGACGTTGGTGGAGTGGGTCGAAGTGCGCAATAGCATAACATCGGATATGTGAGCCAGGTCTCCCGCATCTTGGGCGTCAGGTTTGAAGACGCATCGACTGCCTGATCCACGGGGGCGCAAAATACCAGGTGGAAGTCGGTCAACCGCAGGATGCCTTTAGTAGCTTGGCCACCGTAAATGCCTTGGACGCTCAGGAAAACCTGGACACAGTCAGGCTCATGCTTTTGTCGTCCAGCGACATGCTTGCGCAAGGCTCCATGGCGTTCCGGCACATACCTTCCTGGCCTCCATCGTAGCTGGGCTGTCTGGTTACCTTTGTTTTCGACCAGATGTTGAACGGGTTGCAATGATGCTCGAGGATTGAAGCCAGGATCACGCAGCCAAGTCATACAGTGACAGGTTTGTAGGCTACACTATCGGTAGAGGAAGATTGCTGCGAATGGAGTATCTGAAAGACCAGGCTTAGATCATGTTCGCCATGACTTTGTCGCGGAAGTAAAACCTCTATACTTATGATGCTGGAGAGAAGGCGGGAATTGCCAAGCGACATGGAGCATGACAACGAGAGGAAGGATGACAATCTGCGAGGTCAAGAAGCCGACTTGAAAGTCAACATGAAGGGAGGGGTTAGCACTTCAAATCACAAGCAAAGCTCTATAATTTTTTCCTGTGCTTTGATGGATGGCGCTGCCGGTCTGGATGAAGTGCAGCAATCGTCGGCATGCTGAGGTGTTGGAAGTTCGAGgaagtacgtgtacatgtactcctcCGTTTACTGCACAGCCGTCTGGTACGCCAGCTTAGTCTTAGCTAGCAGGTGACGGCTCAGCTACAAATTAGGCTAGTGTGGGTTGCATATCAATACCAGAAATCCATTCCGAACAGACAAgataattattattattactactacttacCTACGAGCTTGGAGTTCTgcacactgtacaagtacttgtacagtagtaatagtaccaagtacagtactgtaagtacgtgcaagtacagtacagtactgttcttaagtacggagtacggagtacactgtacttactcagACTGaatgcaagtattacagtacaccatcagagcactccgtacctacaattacttacagtacttaagtacagtacagtgacCAGGAACATGGCATCGACCCCTCTACTCGCTCATGGCGGGGCAACAAGGAGCATGTAATATAATgaacagagtacggagtacggagtagtacggagcacttacttaagtactccgtactccgtacagtgcatgtacttacttacagtgggGGTGTacgtatgtacttacttggtgtacggagcacaagtgctTAATACGAGTGCgggacggagtacagagcTACTTGTGGCATGTACATCCGGCTACCGCAGAAAAGATTATCCGTACACATAGACTTTTAGCTGGTACGGAATTAGCATTTTAatacttcgtacggagtactccgtacggcgtcCTGCTTAGTGGCTAAATTGCGATGGTGACGGTACAACTTGATTAGGGCTCAACCCACATGTCGAAAAAAAAATTGGGTCGGTCGATTCCGAACGAGGTTCACAACGCCTGCCCATCACTCGCGAAACTTCCGACACTGACCTTCCAGCGCCGACTCCGACCATACTGCTCAGTCATCAGTCAAACGAACAAGCGTACGTTCGACACTGTTCCATTCTTCCAAAATGGCGCATCCTGGCTCTCAAATGTGAGTGTTTCACCATCATCCCCGTCCAAACTGCACCCGTCATGGGCGTTCTGCTCCATCTCGTCGCAAGGCCGCCGATGTGACTGGCCGAAACACATCAAGCCTCTCAATCGACGAGACCATTTCGCAATGACCAGAGTCGAGCCGAATGGTGGTTGTGTACAACATGACTATTTTGTCGTGATGGGACAAGAACGCTGGCGATAATATGCGACTGGCATGGAATTATGCTGACATGGTACTCGCTACACAG encodes:
- a CDS encoding putative metallo-beta-lactamase domain protein, translated to MATVLPPVERLSPACIRILGGNPGKFTLQGTNTYLVGTGSRRILIDTGEGRPAWLESLQATLEEEQATIETALISHWHGDHSGGIDQLRSIMPGAAVYKMDPKPGQLAIEDGQTFRTEGATLRALHTPGHTADHMVFVMEEEDAMFTADNVLGQGTAVFEDMVAYLASLGKMRSQFSGRAYPGHGPVVDDGPCRISEYIAHRRERERQVLEAVAAGERAVTAMDVVQVLYRDVPKELHPAACGGVLQILNKLEREGRVRQEGAEEWRLASAKSGVL
- a CDS encoding phenylalanyl-tRNA synthetase, beta subunit, which codes for MPTISVDKYKLFDALGQKFTKAEFEDLCFDYGIELDEDTEEEERPVVDGVQEPPQLKIEIPANRYDMLCFEGIALNLNIFRGRVVPPNFRVVEPQDEQQQTITVLPATTEVRPFVAGAVLRNIKFTPDRYDSFIALQDKLHQNLARNRTLVSMGTHDLDTIKGPFTYEALRPKDIKFKPLNQTKEMDGEELMTFYDKDKHLGRFLHIIRDAPVYPVIYDANRVVCSLPPIINGEHSKITLNTTNVFIEITATDLTKLQIVTDILVTMFSAYCAEPFTVEPVKIVSEHNNLTRVTPALKPRVVHVEVNYLNSCTGLKETPESLCKLLTKMAYVSQPSDRDSNLLEVTIPLTRADILHQCDIMEDLAVCYGFNKLPRTAPTRGATVGAPLMINKLSDIVRVEAAMAGWSEVMPLILCSHDENFAWLNREDDGKTAIRLANPKTLEYQVVRTSLLPGLLKTIRENKGHSMPIKIFEVADVAFKDESEERKARNERHFAAAWGGKSSGFEVVHGLLDRILLMLRTAFVTHEEGLTMNKDIDIEAKKNSAKPDGYWIEELDEATFFAGHAAAVFLRLGGKERRIGEFGILHPAVLEKFDLRYPVSTLEINLDVFL
- a CDS encoding protein phosphatase, with the protein product MTWLRDPGFNPRASLQPVQHLVENKGNQTAQLRWRPGRYVPERHGALRKHVAGRQKHEPDCVQVFLSVQGIYGGQATKGILRLTDFHLVFCAPVDQAVDASSNLTPKMRETWLTYPMLCYCALRPTPPTSGQAPSIRIRCRDFTFVTLNFTDNEVAQSAFDFIKVRASRLGSVERLFAFNHKPLESERAVNGWEIYDPKAEFRRQGISEKLPDKGWRITHVNQDYTFCDTYPAVLVVPSIISDNVLKYAREFRSRNRIPVLSYIHPVNNCTITRSSQPLAGVLRKSNVQDEKLVAASFSAWVPGSSEDSTPPSSQPDKSTDSSISKPEGAGTVLQEAEPESKPVTAHKDGSWEQNVYGRQQANMIVDARPTINAIVNQVQGMGSESMDKYPFAAKSFLSIENIHVMRNSLNKVIEALKDADITPLPPNRELLQQSHWLKHIHSVLKGSAKIARRIGIRHSHVLIHCSDGWDRTSQLSALAQMMLDPYYRTLEGFIVLVEKDWLSFGHMFRLRSGHLNHEDWFAVHKDAFAGSKIQPGENDGRNDAFQNVLSGAKRFFNQNKDDTDLAAVSETASGRVVDEEATTPRMVSPVFHQFLDCVSQLVRQNPNRFEFSERFLRRLLYHLYSCQYGTFLYNSEKQRKDARVAERTSSVWDYFLCRKADFVNPNYEPLINDRERGRERILLPNLDDIRWWYQFFGRTDEEMNGVPSATTTTMAENDRLAAVSGLTHASPSHLSRSGATSPKPPDLTSGVPVVAAVKTELEMLASIQHSVSERDPTGISTKQDEPAGFASDKVDLPNMDRSGEPSPTTSPPSDHKLLELM